In a genomic window of Flavobacterium lipolyticum:
- a CDS encoding cadherin-like beta sandwich domain-containing protein has translation MTRTFTFFFSEKIFLVYRIIFLSVFQTMLAQETPPTVQCSNLVFTNTTATTTTISWKKGNGKYSSVFMRKGTNPGPGAILENNSSYSANTVFGQQRYQIDPSGWYCICVADTGKETVQVTGLTPGTTYQVGVFTNNFVNPYTYYLKTISTGNFAAVTTSLSTIATLSNVSLSAGALTTVFSSGTTDYIANVPNAVSSIMLTPVTTDTQATVKVNGVAVTSGNPSQVIGNLEVNNVDAKANRIAIEVTAQDGTVKTYTIKVLRLLAPPTIQATNLTFTKTTGTSTTLNWTNGNGAARTVFMCEGATSSNPVPDNTYFKDDQTFGKGDQIGTTGWYAIVKTSEGNALTINGLSPGKTYQAMVMEFNGSPSNPFFLTTTSTANPATVTTLSNVATLSNVSLSTGVLTPFFSSETTAYTARVSNAASSITITPVTTDTHATIKVNGVAVSSGNPSQTIDNLEVNNVEAKANRIAIEVTAQDGTVKTYTIKVLRLLAPPTIQATNLTFTKTTATTTTVHCINGNGKQRMLLIRAGTGDGTTPVPDNFYFSGSTIFGLGDQIGTTGWYLGIYNSVISGFQIEGLAPGTTYQVMVMEFLDNGNYPSYLTTTSTGNPATVTTLSNVATLSNVSLSAGALTTVFSPETTAYTTKVPNGASSITLIPVTTDSHATIKVNGTAVASGNPSQKIDLASGAGTTVITIEVLAQDGTAKTYTVTVEKSSLGVVDNKMEGFVVYPNPVQKGMLYIQTKSTAVKNVEIFDMSGKMVLSVQTTKDEVAVEGLQKGVYVLKVNQEGAESTEKLVVE, from the coding sequence ATGACTCGTACTTTTACTTTCTTTTTTTCGGAAAAGATTTTCTTGGTTTATAGGATCATTTTTTTGTCGGTTTTTCAGACGATGTTGGCGCAGGAGACTCCGCCAACAGTACAATGTTCCAATCTTGTTTTTACGAATACCACAGCAACAACAACGACTATTAGTTGGAAAAAAGGGAATGGAAAATATAGTTCAGTATTTATGCGTAAAGGAACAAATCCCGGCCCCGGTGCCATACTAGAAAATAATTCTTCTTACTCCGCTAATACTGTTTTTGGTCAGCAGAGATATCAAATTGATCCATCAGGCTGGTATTGTATTTGTGTGGCTGATACTGGAAAGGAGACGGTGCAGGTGACTGGTTTAACTCCCGGAACTACTTATCAGGTAGGTGTGTTTACTAATAATTTTGTTAATCCTTATACATATTACTTAAAAACAATAAGTACAGGTAATTTTGCGGCAGTGACTACCTCGCTGAGTACTATCGCTACTTTGAGTAATGTAAGCCTGAGCGCCGGAGCCCTTACTACCGTTTTTTCTTCGGGAACGACAGATTATATAGCCAATGTACCTAATGCCGTTAGTAGTATAATGCTAACACCAGTTACGACCGATACCCAGGCGACGGTAAAAGTAAATGGGGTAGCGGTGACCAGTGGAAATCCTTCACAAGTGATTGGTAATCTGGAAGTAAATAATGTGGATGCTAAGGCGAATCGTATTGCGATTGAAGTTACGGCTCAGGACGGTACGGTAAAAACCTACACCATAAAAGTACTCAGGCTTTTAGCACCGCCAACGATTCAGGCCACTAATCTTACTTTTACCAAGACGACAGGGACGAGTACTACATTGAACTGGACCAATGGGAATGGGGCGGCAAGAACGGTATTTATGTGTGAAGGTGCAACTTCGAGTAATCCTGTACCGGATAATACTTATTTTAAAGACGATCAAACCTTTGGTAAGGGTGATCAGATTGGTACAACAGGCTGGTATGCCATTGTTAAGACTAGTGAAGGTAATGCGTTAACGATTAATGGTTTGAGTCCGGGAAAGACCTATCAGGCAATGGTGATGGAGTTTAACGGTTCCCCAAGTAATCCTTTCTTTTTAACCACAACCAGCACCGCTAATCCGGCAACAGTCACTACACTGAGTAATGTCGCAACATTGAGTAATGTAAGCCTGAGTACCGGAGTTCTTACTCCATTTTTCTCCTCCGAAACTACAGCTTATACGGCCAGAGTATCTAATGCCGCTAGCAGTATCACGATTACGCCGGTCACTACTGATACCCATGCGACTATAAAAGTAAATGGGGTAGCGGTGAGCAGTGGAAATCCTTCTCAGACGATTGATAATCTGGAAGTAAATAATGTGGAAGCTAAGGCGAATCGTATTGCGATCGAAGTCACGGCTCAGGATGGTACTGTAAAAACCTACACCATAAAAGTACTCAGGCTTTTAGCACCGCCAACGATTCAGGCCACTAATCTTACTTTTACCAAGACCACAGCAACTACTACTACTGTACATTGTATCAATGGAAATGGAAAACAAAGGATGCTTTTAATACGTGCAGGTACAGGCGATGGCACTACACCTGTACCGGATAATTTTTATTTCAGTGGAAGCACTATTTTTGGCTTGGGAGATCAGATCGGCACAACAGGCTGGTATTTAGGTATTTATAATTCAGTGATTTCTGGGTTCCAAATCGAAGGTTTGGCGCCCGGAACAACTTATCAGGTCATGGTTATGGAGTTTCTAGATAATGGAAATTATCCATCCTATTTAACCACAACCAGCACCGGTAATCCGGCAACAGTTACCACACTGAGTAATGTTGCTACTTTGAGTAATGTGAGTCTAAGCGCCGGGGCACTTACTACGGTTTTCTCCCCGGAAACTACAGCTTATACGACTAAAGTGCCTAACGGAGCTAGCAGTATAACGCTAATACCAGTTACGACCGATAGCCATGCGACCATAAAAGTCAATGGGACAGCAGTGGCCAGCGGAAATCCTTCGCAAAAAATAGATTTGGCCTCTGGAGCGGGTACTACTGTTATTACAATAGAAGTTTTAGCTCAGGATGGTACAGCAAAAACCTATACGGTAACAGTCGAAAAAAGTAGTTTAGGAGTAGTTGATAATAAAATGGAAGGTTTTGTAGTGTATCCGAATCCTGTACAAAAAGGAATGCTTTATATACAAACTAAATCAACTGCTGTGAAAAATGTAGAAATATTTGATATGTCAGGGAAAATGGTTTTATCTGTTCAAACCACAAAAGATGAGGTAGCTGTTGAGGGATTGCAAAAGGGAGTTTATGTTCTGAAAGTCAATCAGGAAGGGGCCGAATCAACCGAGAAACTTGTAGTAGAATAA
- a CDS encoding pentapeptide repeat-containing protein produces the protein MKANKIGNKIAKVRKEQNMSQAQLAQLLFISPQAVGKWERGESFPDIATLDRLAEILNVDLNYFSENLQTLENASTSKVINATKEQEQKESKEVDTSDRPERPLLINFSGSALAKTDLAGVRLANRKFVGSDLRDSDFSNADLTGSLFKGSDVREANFTRANLTDCTFSALDLSNASFIKATLVRTEFSASELGGVKFMDAELVDVKLVRADLRKTVFVDCIFNGVDFKYSDLSGLCLDGHIFMDVNFSNAALNNVSFKGAVFRNVSFRPAFALTNRYYKTLQTICFDGAVMDKLTYAALKGVGVDLSKVTTI, from the coding sequence ATGAAAGCTAACAAAATCGGCAACAAGATTGCCAAAGTACGAAAAGAGCAAAACATGTCTCAGGCGCAACTTGCTCAACTTTTATTTATCAGTCCGCAGGCAGTGGGGAAATGGGAACGAGGAGAATCCTTTCCGGATATTGCTACTTTAGACCGACTTGCAGAAATTTTAAACGTTGACCTTAATTATTTTTCAGAAAATCTTCAAACGTTAGAAAATGCGTCAACTTCCAAAGTAATAAATGCTACTAAGGAGCAGGAACAAAAAGAATCTAAAGAAGTGGATACTTCTGACAGACCGGAGCGGCCATTATTGATCAATTTTAGTGGCAGTGCTCTTGCAAAAACAGATTTAGCGGGAGTTCGTCTGGCCAATAGGAAATTTGTTGGAAGCGATTTGCGTGACAGCGACTTTTCAAATGCAGACCTGACAGGCAGTTTGTTTAAAGGCAGTGATGTGCGTGAAGCTAATTTTACCAGAGCGAACTTGACAGATTGTACTTTTTCTGCACTTGATCTTTCCAATGCCAGTTTCATTAAAGCCACACTTGTGCGTACTGAATTCAGTGCTTCAGAATTAGGCGGAGTAAAGTTTATGGATGCAGAATTGGTTGATGTAAAGTTAGTCAGAGCTGATCTTCGAAAAACAGTATTTGTAGACTGTATTTTTAATGGGGTTGACTTTAAATATTCAGATTTGTCGGGGCTTTGTCTTGACGGACATATTTTTATGGATGTGAACTTCTCTAATGCGGCATTGAATAACGTTTCGTTTAAAGGAGCCGTTTTTAGAAATGTTTCGTTCCGTCCGGCATTTGCACTGACAAACCGATATTATAAGACACTTCAGACCATCTGTTTTGACGGAGCGGTAATGGACAAGTTAACTTATGCAGCCCTTAAAGGTGTTGGTGTCGATTTGTCGAAGGTAACAACGATCTAG
- a CDS encoding cadherin-like beta sandwich domain-containing protein, producing MTRTFIFFFPKKPFWGYMITFLSVFQTMLAQPTVQCSNLAFTNTTATKSTISWQPGDVGFSTVFVRKGTGTSSNAIPVDYVNYNANTAFGSGDQIGTSGWYCVADTRMTNAEVTGLTPGTTYQVQVFASKFYGVGSNIYYLRTVNSGNSATLTTLNNVATLSNVSLSSGALTPVFSSKTTAYTASVSNAVSSITVTPVTTDTHATIKVNGVAVSSGNPSRTIDNLEVNNVDAKANRIAIEVTAQDGTVKTYTIKVLRLSAPPTIQATNLTFTKTTATTTTVDCTNGNGNQRMLLMRAGTGDGTTPVPDNLYFRGSTIFGLGDQISTTGWCLIRYGSALSDLEVQGLAPGTTYQVMVMEFIDDGGDYPSYLTTTSTGNPATVTTPLSNVATLSNLGISSGALDPVFSSETTDYMARVSNAASSITVTPVTTDTHATIKVNGVAVSSGNPSQTIDNLEVNNVDAKANRIAIEVTAQDGTVKNYTIKVLRLSAPPTIQATNLTFTNTTGTATTVNFTKGNGAMRAVFMRLGTDDGPTPVPDNVFLRENIVFGQGGQIGTTGWYLIYYMAGNVGLDVKGLMPGTTYQVMIMELNTSSSYPSYLTTTSTGNRATVTTLSNVATLSNVSLSAGALSTVFSPETTVYTAKVPNGASSITLTPVTTDSHATIKVNGTVVASEDPSQKIDLASGASTIVITIEVLAQDGTAKTYTVTVEKSSLGVVDNKIEGFAVYPNLIQKGKVYVETKSTAVKNVKIFDMSGKMVLSVQTAGREVNIGDLQKGVYIMKVNQDGAEATEKLIVE from the coding sequence ATGACTCGTACTTTTATTTTCTTTTTTCCGAAAAAGCCTTTTTGGGGTTATATGATCACTTTTTTGTCGGTTTTTCAGACGATGTTGGCGCAGCCTACAGTACAATGTTCCAATCTTGCTTTTACAAATACTACAGCAACAAAATCGACTATTAGTTGGCAACCTGGAGATGTAGGTTTTAGTACCGTATTTGTCCGCAAAGGAACAGGCACCAGCTCCAATGCTATTCCGGTAGATTATGTTAATTATAACGCTAATACTGCTTTTGGTTCAGGAGATCAAATTGGTACGTCGGGCTGGTATTGTGTTGCTGATACTAGGATGACTAATGCGGAGGTGACAGGTTTAACTCCAGGGACTACCTATCAGGTACAGGTGTTCGCTAGTAAGTTTTATGGAGTTGGTAGTAATATATATTATTTAAGAACAGTCAACTCCGGTAATTCTGCAACATTGACGACACTAAACAATGTCGCTACTTTGAGTAATGTAAGCCTGAGTTCCGGAGCACTTACTCCAGTTTTTTCCTCTAAAACTACAGCTTATACAGCCAGTGTATCTAATGCCGTTAGCAGTATCACGGTTACACCGGTCACTACTGATACCCATGCGACTATAAAAGTAAATGGGGTAGCGGTGAGCAGTGGAAATCCTTCTCGGACGATTGATAATCTGGAAGTAAATAATGTGGATGCTAAGGCAAATCGTATTGCGATCGAAGTTACGGCTCAGGACGGTACGGTAAAAACCTACACCATAAAAGTGCTCAGGCTTTCTGCGCCGCCAACGATTCAGGCCACTAATCTTACTTTTACCAAGACCACAGCAACCACTACTACTGTGGATTGTACCAATGGAAATGGAAATCAAAGGATGCTTTTAATGCGTGCAGGTACAGGCGATGGAACTACACCTGTACCGGATAATTTATATTTCAGAGGAAGCACTATTTTTGGCTTGGGAGATCAGATCAGTACAACAGGTTGGTGTTTAATTCGCTATGGGTCAGCGCTTTCTGATTTAGAAGTCCAAGGTTTGGCGCCTGGAACAACTTATCAGGTCATGGTTATGGAGTTTATTGATGATGGAGGGGATTATCCATCCTATTTAACCACAACCAGCACCGGTAATCCGGCAACAGTCACTACACCACTGAGTAATGTCGCTACTTTAAGCAATTTGGGTATTAGTTCAGGAGCTTTGGATCCGGTTTTCTCTTCAGAAACTACAGATTATATGGCCAGAGTATCTAATGCCGCTAGCAGTATCACGGTTACGCCGGTCACTACTGATACCCATGCGACTATAAAAGTAAATGGGGTAGCGGTGAGCAGTGGAAATCCTTCTCAGACGATTGATAATCTGGAAGTAAATAATGTGGATGCTAAGGCGAATCGTATTGCGATCGAAGTTACGGCTCAGGACGGTACGGTAAAAAACTACACCATAAAAGTGCTCAGGCTTTCTGCGCCGCCAACGATTCAGGCCACTAATCTTACTTTTACCAATACAACGGGAACCGCAACGACAGTGAACTTTACAAAAGGGAACGGAGCGATGAGAGCTGTATTTATGCGTCTAGGTACAGATGACGGCCCTACACCTGTACCGGATAATGTATTTCTTAGGGAAAACATTGTTTTTGGTCAGGGAGGTCAGATCGGTACAACAGGCTGGTATCTCATTTATTATATGGCAGGCAATGTTGGTCTGGATGTCAAGGGTCTAATGCCCGGAACAACTTATCAGGTCATGATTATGGAGTTAAATACGAGTAGTAGTTATCCATCCTATTTAACCACAACCAGCACTGGTAATCGGGCAACAGTCACTACACTGAGTAATGTCGCTACTTTAAGTAATGTGAGTCTGAGTGCCGGGGCGTTGAGTACCGTTTTCTCCCCGGAAACTACAGTTTATACGGCTAAAGTGCCTAACGGAGCTAGCAGTATAACGTTAACACCAGTTACGACTGATAGCCATGCGACCATAAAAGTCAATGGGACAGTAGTGGCCAGCGAAGATCCTTCCCAAAAAATAGATTTGGCCTCTGGAGCGAGTACTATTGTTATTACAATAGAAGTTTTAGCTCAGGATGGTACAGCAAAAACCTATACGGTAACAGTCGAAAAAAGTAGTTTAGGAGTAGTTGATAATAAAATTGAAGGTTTTGCAGTGTATCCCAATCTTATACAAAAAGGAAAGGTATATGTAGAAACTAAATCAACTGCTGTGAAAAATGTAAAAATATTTGATATGTCTGGAAAAATGGTTTTATCTGTTCAGACAGCTGGCAGAGAAGTAAATATTGGGGACTTACAAAAAGGAGTTTACATAATGAAAGTCAATCAGGATGGAGCTGAAGCAACAGAGAAATTAATTGTAGAATAA
- a CDS encoding DUF2339 domain-containing protein yields the protein MEGFLLALLFCFLFYILNTIKSRFDHLEDDIQKLSKKIDLLKTVEKSTENISVAPIPVVKKEDFRTIPEQSNQNIPEPVQPEVVEEKISIATPTEEIKTPEPEKLHAPAALQPAPVAEKTVPKQIAPVAPEKSFWENFKEKNPDLEKFIGENLINKIGILILVLGISYFVKYAIDKDWINEPARVGIGVLCGAIVMGIAHKLRKNYAAFSSVIVAGSIAIFYFTIGIAFHDYHLFNQTVAFSIMVIITAFSALISLSYDRIELAVLSLIGGFAVPFMVSTGAGNYVVLFTYIAILNIGILAIASYKKWNLVNILSYIFTVLLFAAWLSKDLNSDKPHYAGGFLFGFLFYFIFILMNIINNIRSKGEFSKTQLTILASNTFLFYAAGMAILTFYHTELKGLFTTALALLNLIYAWFLYKKFELDQKAAYLLIGLTLTFVTLAIPIQFEGNYITLFWATEAVLLLWLAQKSKITSYRFGAVIVHILMLFSLIMDWNHYYSSDLPLSIVINPIFITGIFAVASLSAIWYLLKNETEDSTLFNITFNPETYRKFVAAAAVGIGYFTGLFEVIYQSNHYIENLYSSIALPILYHLLFSALYTTFLIGRKTAAGYQGALLIALSNIVLFTFWFSNYPFLEHRDIITLGVGTSIAFYLHYISLLITVYFGYQLFQIYKKTNFPFLPSRYLIWGAAFFILYICSSEVMLHGLVVMNSSVSLHDLQTSTYTGYKSNLPYLRELVAGDSIHLASIKIIKTGFPILWGVLAFVFLIIGIKKQQKSLRIIALSLLGLTILKLFLYDISNISETGKIISFILLGILILIISFVYQKIKVLVIDEDKPKNNNETN from the coding sequence ATGGAAGGTTTTCTTTTAGCCCTGTTGTTTTGCTTTTTATTTTATATTCTTAATACCATAAAAAGTCGTTTTGATCATCTTGAAGATGATATTCAAAAACTCAGTAAAAAAATTGATTTATTAAAAACAGTGGAAAAATCTACTGAAAATATTTCGGTTGCCCCCATTCCGGTTGTCAAAAAAGAAGATTTCAGGACAATCCCGGAACAATCGAATCAAAATATTCCTGAACCTGTTCAACCCGAAGTTGTCGAGGAAAAAATTTCTATTGCAACACCAACAGAAGAAATTAAGACTCCAGAACCTGAAAAACTGCATGCTCCGGCAGCATTACAACCTGCTCCGGTAGCTGAAAAAACAGTTCCAAAACAAATCGCTCCTGTAGCACCTGAAAAATCATTCTGGGAGAATTTTAAAGAAAAAAATCCGGATCTGGAAAAATTTATCGGAGAGAACTTAATTAACAAAATTGGAATCTTAATTCTTGTTTTAGGAATAAGCTATTTTGTAAAATATGCCATCGACAAAGACTGGATTAATGAACCCGCACGTGTTGGAATTGGCGTTTTATGCGGAGCAATAGTTATGGGAATAGCGCATAAATTACGTAAAAACTATGCTGCATTCAGCTCTGTTATTGTTGCAGGCTCCATTGCCATTTTTTATTTCACTATTGGAATTGCTTTTCACGATTATCACTTGTTCAATCAAACGGTTGCTTTTAGCATTATGGTAATCATTACTGCTTTTAGCGCCTTAATCTCCTTATCGTACGACAGAATCGAATTAGCGGTACTTTCTCTTATTGGAGGATTTGCCGTTCCGTTTATGGTCAGCACCGGTGCAGGAAACTACGTTGTTCTTTTTACCTATATTGCGATTTTGAACATCGGAATTCTGGCTATCGCCTCTTATAAAAAATGGAATCTGGTTAATATTCTTTCTTACATCTTTACGGTTCTTTTGTTTGCAGCCTGGTTATCGAAGGATTTAAATTCTGACAAGCCGCATTACGCCGGAGGTTTTCTGTTTGGATTCCTCTTCTACTTTATCTTCATTTTAATGAATATCATTAACAATATCCGATCAAAAGGCGAGTTTTCAAAAACTCAGCTTACTATCCTGGCAAGCAATACATTTTTGTTCTATGCAGCTGGAATGGCTATCTTAACCTTTTATCATACTGAATTAAAAGGTCTATTCACCACTGCTTTAGCACTTCTAAACTTAATCTACGCCTGGTTTTTATACAAGAAATTCGAACTCGACCAAAAAGCGGCTTATCTGCTTATTGGACTAACCCTGACTTTTGTAACATTAGCGATTCCAATTCAATTTGAAGGAAATTATATCACGCTATTCTGGGCTACAGAAGCCGTTTTATTACTTTGGCTGGCACAAAAATCAAAAATTACAAGCTATCGATTCGGTGCTGTAATTGTTCATATCTTAATGCTTTTTAGTCTGATCATGGATTGGAATCATTACTACAGTAGCGATCTGCCTCTAAGCATCGTCATAAACCCAATTTTTATAACTGGTATTTTCGCTGTAGCTTCTTTGTCTGCAATTTGGTATTTGTTAAAAAATGAAACCGAAGATTCAACCCTCTTCAACATCACTTTCAATCCGGAAACGTACAGGAAATTTGTCGCTGCAGCAGCTGTTGGAATAGGTTATTTCACTGGTTTATTTGAAGTTATTTATCAATCTAATCATTATATCGAAAACCTATACAGTTCGATTGCACTCCCCATTTTATATCACTTACTGTTCTCTGCATTATACACTACATTTCTAATCGGGAGAAAAACAGCAGCAGGATATCAGGGCGCCTTGTTAATAGCTCTTTCAAATATTGTTTTATTTACCTTCTGGTTTTCCAATTATCCATTTTTAGAACACAGGGATATTATTACTTTAGGTGTTGGAACATCAATTGCTTTTTATCTTCATTATATTTCGTTGCTAATCACCGTTTACTTTGGTTATCAATTGTTTCAGATTTACAAAAAAACAAATTTCCCTTTTCTTCCTAGCCGATACCTCATCTGGGGTGCCGCCTTTTTCATCCTTTATATTTGTAGCTCAGAAGTAATGCTTCACGGACTTGTGGTTATGAATTCGTCTGTTTCTCTTCACGACCTACAAACAAGTACTTACACAGGCTACAAATCTAATTTACCTTATCTGCGTGAATTAGTAGCAGGAGACTCTATTCATCTGGCGAGTATTAAAATAATTAAAACCGGATTTCCTATTCTTTGGGGAGTTCTGGCTTTTGTGTTTTTAATTATCGGCATCAAAAAACAACAAAAATCTTTACGTATTATCGCTTTATCTTTGCTAGGATTAACCATTCTGAAATTATTCTTATACGACATCAGCAACATTTCCGAAACCGGAAAAATCATATCGTTTATCCTCCTGGGAATATTAATTTTAATTATCTCCTTTGTATATCAAAAAATCAAAGTCTTAGTTATTGACGAAGACAAACCAAAAAACAACAATGAAACTAACTAA
- a CDS encoding ParA family protein, with translation MGKIIAIANQKGGVGKTTTSVNLAASLGVLEKKVLLIDADPQANATSGLGIDVESVEAGTYQILEHSITPKEAVLKCTAPNVDVIPAHIDLVAIEIELVDKENREYMLKKALESVKDEYDFIIIDCAPSLGLLTLNALTAADSVVIPIQCEYFALEGLGKLLNTIKSIQKIHNPDLDIEGLLLTMYDSRLRLSNQVVEEVQKHFNDMVFDTVIQRNVKLSEAPSFGESIINYDATSKGAVNYINLAQEIIKKNSK, from the coding sequence ATGGGCAAAATCATTGCGATTGCTAATCAAAAAGGAGGCGTTGGAAAGACTACAACATCTGTAAATCTTGCAGCCTCATTAGGCGTTTTAGAAAAGAAAGTATTGTTGATCGATGCTGATCCACAAGCCAATGCTACATCTGGCCTTGGGATTGACGTAGAATCAGTTGAAGCCGGAACTTATCAAATCCTGGAACACAGTATAACACCAAAAGAAGCCGTTTTAAAATGTACAGCTCCAAATGTTGATGTGATACCTGCACACATTGACCTTGTTGCCATCGAAATCGAATTGGTTGACAAAGAAAACAGAGAGTATATGCTTAAAAAAGCGTTAGAAAGCGTAAAAGACGAATATGACTTTATCATTATCGACTGTGCTCCTTCTCTAGGTTTATTAACCTTGAATGCTTTAACAGCTGCTGATTCTGTGGTTATCCCAATCCAATGCGAATATTTTGCACTTGAAGGATTAGGAAAATTATTGAACACCATAAAAAGTATTCAAAAAATACACAACCCGGATCTTGACATCGAAGGATTGTTACTAACCATGTACGATTCAAGATTGCGTTTGTCTAATCAGGTTGTAGAAGAAGTTCAAAAACACTTTAATGATATGGTTTTTGATACCGTTATTCAACGAAATGTTAAACTGAGCGAGGCACCAAGTTTTGGGGAAAGCATCATTAATTATGACGCAACCAGTAAAGGAGCCGTTAATTACATTAACTTAGCTCAGGAGATTATAAAGAAAAACAGCAAATAG
- a CDS encoding ParB/RepB/Spo0J family partition protein yields MTKAIKKQALGRGLSALLKDPENDITSVEDKNADKVVGNIIELEISAIEINPFQPRSNFNEESLRELATSIKELGVIQPITVRKLDFNKYQLISGERRLRASTIVGLTHVPAYIRIANDNESLVMALVENIQRHDLDPIEIALSYQRLIDEIQLTQEQMSERVGKKRSTIANYLRLLKLDPIIQTGIRDGFISMGHGRAIINIEDLDIQTDIYQKIVSQNLSVRETETLVKNYHESLKPKAEGKPKAESSFVVRETQKNTFNDYFGSKVDIKVAGTGKGKITIPFDSEADFNRIIKLING; encoded by the coding sequence ATGACAAAAGCAATTAAAAAACAAGCCTTAGGAAGAGGATTATCAGCGTTATTAAAAGATCCGGAAAACGACATTACATCAGTAGAAGATAAAAATGCTGACAAGGTTGTTGGAAATATCATTGAGCTTGAAATAAGTGCTATCGAAATAAATCCGTTTCAACCCCGAAGCAATTTTAATGAAGAATCGTTACGCGAATTAGCCACCTCTATTAAAGAACTTGGTGTAATTCAACCTATTACTGTTCGTAAATTAGATTTCAACAAATATCAGCTAATCTCAGGAGAGCGTCGTTTACGTGCTTCGACCATAGTAGGCTTAACACATGTTCCTGCCTATATTCGTATTGCCAACGACAACGAATCCTTGGTTATGGCCTTGGTGGAAAACATCCAGCGTCATGACTTAGATCCGATTGAGATCGCACTTTCCTACCAACGTCTGATTGACGAAATTCAACTGACACAGGAGCAAATGAGTGAGCGTGTTGGAAAAAAACGCTCTACAATTGCCAATTATTTACGTCTTTTAAAACTGGATCCGATCATTCAAACAGGTATCCGTGACGGTTTTATCAGTATGGGGCACGGCAGAGCAATCATTAATATTGAAGACTTAGACATTCAGACTGATATCTACCAAAAAATAGTAAGTCAGAATTTATCTGTTCGTGAAACCGAAACTCTGGTAAAAAACTATCACGAAAGTTTAAAACCAAAAGCAGAAGGAAAACCTAAAGCAGAGTCTTCTTTTGTGGTTAGAGAAACACAAAAAAACACTTTCAACGATTATTTTGGTTCGAAAGTTGATATAAAAGTCGCCGGTACGGGTAAAGGAAAAATCACCATTCCATTTGATTCTGAAGCCGACTTTAACAGAATAATAAAATTAATCAACGGATAG
- a CDS encoding DUF5683 domain-containing protein, translating to MNKIVPISLLFFLIGTVSLFAQVKKDTVLVVKDTSKLQEIDPLTPAKAAFYSAILPGLGQAYNKKYWKIPLVYGAIGTSLYFYLDNNKKYHDYREAYKRRLEGYNDDKYKFLDDSRLIAGQKFYQRNRDLSLLFVVGFYALNIIDANVDAALIQFNVNERLSLRPEIYPDAVTFRPNVGLTFNYHF from the coding sequence GTGAATAAAATTGTCCCCATAAGCCTATTGTTCTTTCTCATAGGAACCGTTTCTCTTTTTGCCCAGGTAAAAAAAGACACGGTTTTGGTTGTTAAAGACACTAGCAAATTGCAGGAAATCGATCCGCTTACACCTGCAAAAGCAGCATTCTACTCGGCAATCTTACCGGGTTTAGGTCAGGCATACAATAAAAAGTACTGGAAAATCCCTTTGGTCTACGGAGCGATTGGTACGAGTTTATACTTCTATCTTGACAATAACAAAAAATACCACGATTATCGCGAAGCCTACAAACGAAGACTGGAAGGCTACAATGACGATAAATATAAATTCCTGGACGACAGCAGACTTATTGCCGGTCAGAAATTTTATCAGCGAAACAGAGATTTATCACTATTATTTGTCGTTGGTTTTTATGCCTTAAACATTATCGACGCCAACGTTGACGCTGCATTGATTCAGTTTAACGTAAACGAAAGATTATCATTGCGCCCGGAAATTTACCCTGACGCTGTAACTTTCAGACCAAATGTTGGACTAACTTTTAATTACCACTTTTAA